One Methanofollis sp. DNA window includes the following coding sequences:
- a CDS encoding flavodoxin family protein: protein MTVKVLGISGSPHRHGNTETLLDAFLEGAGEAGADVRKVVLRELSYTACRGCNACHKRGDCIVKDDLTWLFEQILEADVLALASPIYSMGITAEMKGLIDRGQFLWAQKFVLKTLFFPDEHIRRHKGVFISTAGQSWDYVFDSAYPMMTAFFNGTGFEYYDNIIANNMDEYGGIRGHPTALADAKKKGEEIVAEVLSLISTGTSMRR, encoded by the coding sequence ATGACAGTTAAGGTCCTCGGCATCTCGGGAAGCCCGCACAGGCACGGGAACACCGAGACACTCCTCGACGCCTTCCTCGAAGGGGCCGGGGAGGCGGGTGCGGATGTCAGGAAGGTGGTGCTGAGAGAACTCTCGTACACGGCGTGCCGCGGCTGCAATGCCTGCCACAAGAGAGGGGACTGCATCGTGAAGGACGACCTGACCTGGCTTTTCGAGCAGATCCTGGAGGCCGACGTCCTCGCCCTCGCCTCGCCGATCTACTCGATGGGGATCACGGCCGAGATGAAGGGACTCATCGACCGCGGGCAGTTTCTCTGGGCGCAGAAGTTTGTCTTGAAGACCCTGTTCTTCCCTGACGAGCATATCAGAAGGCACAAGGGAGTCTTCATCTCGACGGCCGGGCAGAGCTGGGACTATGTCTTCGATTCGGCGTACCCCATGATGACGGCCTTTTTCAACGGGACCGGATTTGAATACTACGACAATATCATCGCAAACAACATGGACGAGTACGGCGGGATCAGGGGTCATCCGACCGCTCTTGCCGACGCAAAAAAGAAGGGGGAGGAGATTGTCGCCGAGGTGCTCTCCCTGATCTCTACAGGTACGTCAATGCGGCGATAA